Proteins encoded within one genomic window of Cetobacterium somerae ATCC BAA-474:
- the smpB gene encoding SsrA-binding protein SmpB, with product MILANNKKAFFDYFIEDRFEAGIELVGSEVKSIKAGKTSIKESFIRIINNEIFIMGMTVVPWSFGSVYNPDERRVRKLLLHKGEIKKLHEKVMQKGYTIVPLNIHLSKGFVKVEIALARGKKNYDKRDSLAKKDQQRNIEREVKERY from the coding sequence ATGATATTAGCTAATAATAAAAAAGCTTTTTTTGACTACTTTATTGAAGATAGGTTTGAGGCTGGAATTGAACTAGTTGGTAGTGAGGTTAAATCTATAAAAGCTGGTAAAACTAGCATTAAAGAGTCTTTTATTAGAATAATAAACAATGAAATTTTTATCATGGGTATGACTGTTGTTCCATGGTCTTTTGGTAGTGTTTATAATCCTGATGAAAGAAGAGTTAGAAAACTTCTTCTACATAAAGGAGAGATTAAAAAATTACACGAAAAAGTTATGCAAAAAGGTTATACAATTGTACCTTTGAATATTCACTTATCTAAAGGCTTTGTCAAAGTAGAAATTGCTTTAGCTAGAGGTAAGAAAAATTATGATAAACGTGACTCTTTAGCAAAAAAAGATCAACAAAGAAATATTGAGAGAGAAGTAAAAGAAAGATATTAA
- a CDS encoding OmpP1/FadL family transporter — protein MKFKQQLMLLGIVLSANAMGGSIDYLSQQDAEYLAHPAMVGKIGVSGAYYNPAGTVWLEDGTYIQVNNQTHLKEYSMEHGDYKFKSDKPSPVVPSLQIVKKKGDTAFFFHAGAIAGGGSVAYSGGIATFPQIITSNPMFEVIGAKYVGGSTIHGKSYYVAFQGGIARKFSETWSGAVGIRLIDAERKFKGEGNFEYNNLGGKLGSGKAKFDIDSERTAFGVAGIFGLNYHPNDRFNLGMRYETETVLDFDNKEHNLKKGFVNSTGSNLIGNAFYNTIIKDPSIKQWMSEGSGKRNLPAMAAIGASYRATDKLTLLASGNYYFIKEASDDLGNFDHYDNGYEVAVGLDYQLNEKWTLMTGYQYTDTGANEKTYTDTDYVLDANMYSAGVKYKYSSQLELMATYSYVDYINDKNIKNIRYSKHVDAFGLGLIYKF, from the coding sequence TTTAGCACATCCAGCTATGGTTGGAAAAATTGGAGTGTCTGGAGCATATTATAATCCAGCTGGAACGGTATGGCTAGAAGATGGAACTTATATACAAGTAAATAATCAAACACATTTGAAAGAATATAGTATGGAACATGGAGATTATAAATTTAAAAGTGATAAACCATCACCAGTAGTTCCAAGCTTACAAATTGTAAAGAAAAAAGGAGATACAGCATTTTTCTTTCACGCTGGAGCGATAGCAGGTGGAGGAAGTGTAGCATATAGTGGAGGAATAGCAACTTTTCCACAAATAATAACTAGCAATCCAATGTTTGAAGTGATTGGAGCAAAATATGTAGGCGGATCTACAATCCATGGAAAATCATATTATGTAGCTTTTCAAGGTGGAATAGCTAGAAAATTTAGTGAAACTTGGAGTGGAGCAGTTGGGATTAGATTAATTGATGCTGAAAGAAAATTTAAAGGTGAAGGAAATTTTGAATATAATAATTTGGGAGGAAAATTAGGATCTGGAAAAGCCAAATTTGATATAGATTCAGAAAGAACAGCTTTTGGAGTGGCTGGAATATTTGGATTAAACTATCATCCAAATGATAGATTTAATTTAGGAATGAGATACGAAACTGAAACGGTTCTTGATTTTGATAATAAAGAACATAATTTAAAAAAAGGATTTGTAAATTCAACAGGAAGTAATCTTATAGGAAATGCATTTTATAATACTATTATAAAAGATCCTTCAATTAAGCAATGGATGTCAGAGGGAAGTGGAAAAAGAAACTTACCTGCAATGGCAGCGATTGGAGCATCTTATAGAGCAACAGATAAATTGACACTTTTAGCTTCTGGAAACTATTATTTCATAAAAGAAGCAAGCGATGACTTAGGAAACTTTGATCATTATGATAATGGATATGAGGTAGCAGTTGGTTTAGATTATCAATTAAATGAAAAGTGGACTTTAATGACAGGTTACCAGTATACAGATACAGGAGCTAATGAAAAAACATATACAGATACTGATTATGTTTTAGATGCAAATATGTATTCAGCAGGAGTTAAATACAAATATAGCTCACAACTTGAATTAATGGCAACATACTCATATGTAGATTATATAAATGATAAAAATATTAAAAATATTAGATATAGTAAGCATGTAGATGCCTTTGGATTAGGATTGATTTATAAATTTTAA